A region of the Chryseobacterium cucumeris genome:
GTATATAACGAAATTTTTCTGCATTTTGACAATCCGGTTTTTGACAGAAACAGAGTGTATGGAGCCTTAGGATATGTCATCAATAAAAATATGAGGATTGAAGCTGGTTATATGAATCAGATTCAGGAGAACAGAAACCGCGGACAGATTCAGATTGGATTTTATAATAATATCCCGTTCACTAAGAACTAATAAAATTATTCTGAATGCTGTGAGGAAAACCATTATTTGAAAATAGATTATAATAAACACTATAAAATAAACACTTATGCATTCAGGAAAAAGATTCGGAGCCCGGGAGTTCATTATCTGGACCAGACGGAGCATTTACGCTTTGGTTATATTATCAGCTATTCCTACAGTCCTGTATTTTTTGGGCTGGAAGTTTCTTTCCGTTCCATGGCAGCCGATTGCGATCATGGGAACAGCAGTTGCCTTTATTGTTGGTTTTAAAAACAATGCCAGCTACAGCAGACTCTGGGAAGCAAGACAGATTTACGGAGCTATTATTAATGACAGCCGCAGTTTTGGGTATATCCTGAGAGATGCACTTCTTTCCAAAGACTCCGGTAAAGTAAAAGAAATGTTCCTTCGTCATTATGCATGGCTTACTGCATTGAGATTTCAGCTTCGTGAACCGCGAGCATGGGAAAACATGGGAACAGATCAGTTTGATGAATATGCTAAAAAATATGACATTCCGGAAAGACAGTCCAAACTGGATGAAGAATTGAAAAAATATCTTTCAGAATCTGAACTCCAGTATATTCTAAGCAAAAAAAACAGAGCGACTCAACTGATAGCCAGCCAGAGTAAAGCTTTATCCGAAGTTTACGAAAAAGGAGGAATCAATGATTTTCAATGGACACAGATCAACCAGCAATTGGTGAAGTTTACCGATAATCAGGGAAAAGCTGAAAGAATTAAAAACTTTCCCTATCCGAGAAATTTCTCTTCAATTACAACGTATCTTTTGCTTTTATTCATTGTTTTTGTGCCTTTTGGATTATTGAAGGAGTTTGATAAATTAGGTGAAGGAACATCGGTAGAAGGTTGGACATTGTGGTTCAATATTCCGTTTTCTTTACTGGTAACATGGTGCTTCCATACCTTGGACAGCGTGGGGGAGGCTTCGGTAAATCCTTTTGAAGGAAGTCCCAATGACGTTCCCATCACCCAGATCAGCCGTACAATTGAAATCGATATGAGAGATATGCTGGATGAATCTGATCTTCCGCCAGCCATTACTCCGAAGAATAATATCGTGCTTTAGATTGATCTTTTTATGATCTCAGATATTGATTAATGACAGACTTCGAATATATCTAAACCTGATAGGTTTCTGAAACCTATCAGGTTTGGGTAATAATAAATATTTGATATCCCATAAAAAATAACACTTAAACTTAAAAAAACTTATTTAAAAATGATTCACAGCTATGTTATAATATCCATTGCAGTCCTGCTGTCTGTGATGATATTGGTAATGATCGGTCAGAAATTAAAAGTAGCTTACCCGATTTTTCTTGTCATTGCAGGATTACTGATAAGCTTTGTGCCGGGAATGCCGCGTATTGAAATAGAACCTGACCTTGTTTTTCTTATTTTCCTGCCGCCAATTTTGTTTGAGGCAGCCTGGTTTACCTCATGGCAGGATTTTCATAAATGGAGAAAACAGATTTTTTCAATGGCCTTTGGGTTGGTATTCTTAACCTCCATAGTCGTTGCTTATCTTTCATCTTCCATTATTCCAGGACTTACTGTGGCAATGGGCTTCCTGTTGGGAGGTGTCAATTCTCCGCCGGATGCAGTAGCTGCTACTTCGGTTCTGAAACATATGAAAATTCCTAAAAAGATCACTAATATTCTGGAAGGAGAAAGTTTGATCAATGATGCTTCCAGTTTAATTGTATTTAAATTTGCACTGGCCGCCGTTATTTCAGGACAGTTTATCTGGAGAGATGCCGTTCAGGATTTCTTCACGATGGCGATCGGTGGAATTGCTGTGGGAGTAGCAGTAGGCTTCCTGTTTGGAGCTTTATTAAAAGTTATTCCGACCAATTCCAATATCGATACCATTATTACCCTTATCGTACCTTATATTATGTATGTGGGAGCAGAACATTTCCATTTTTCGGGAGTATTGGCTGTAGTTGCCGGAGGTTTATTGATGTCTTATAATTCACATTGCTATTTAAGCCATACCTCAAGGATTCAGTCGGGGAATGTTTGGAGTGTTCTGATATTCCTGATGAATACCATCATCTTTATCCTGATTGGTCTTGAGCTTCCCATTGTAGTGGAAGGGATGAAAGAATATACCATTTCAGAAGGTATTTTCTACAGTGTAGTGATTGGCGGAGCGATTATCGGAACAAGAATTCTCTATAGTTACGCATTGATGTATTTCCCAAGAATCTGCTCTAAAGAATTAAGGTTAAAAGTTCCCAAACCGGATTGGAGGGAGCCTTTTATCATCAGTTTTGCAGCAATGAGAGGAGTGGTTTCACTGGCTGCAGCCTTGTCCATTCCTGCTTTTTTACCCAACGGAGAAGCATTTCCGCATAGGAATATTATTTTATTTGTAACCTTCGTGATCATATTGATCACTCTGGTAGGGCAGGGTTTATTGTTGGCGCCCATCTTGAAATTATTAAATATTCAGGATGCCGGAAGCGAATTGCCGGAAGAAAAACAGGAGGTCATTCTTATGCGTAAACTGAAGGAAACAGCATTGCACAAACTGGATAACGATTTTTCTGAATTAGCCGTAACGAACAGCCTTGTACGTCATCAAAAACACAAGCTGGAAAATGAAATGATGCTGATGGCAGACAAAGCCCAATGCATGGCTTCCACAGGAGATTATGTGTCCGCAATCAACGAAAACAAAGATGTTTTGAGACAGATCATTCAGGCACAGAGAAATGAGTTGCACAGAATGAAAAGAGAAAAGATCTTTGATGATCATGTGATGAGAACCATTGAAATGCAGCTGGATTTTGACGAAGCCAAGATCACAGGTTTTTCACATGGGTAATTACAAAATAAATCACAAAAGTCACAAAAGATAAAAGTTAAAATGAACTTGCAGGAATAAAAAGTTCACAAAAGGAAAATTCTGAAATTTTGAAGGCTTACGTGTACTTCTCATGAGTAGAAATTTAAACTTAAATAATTTAGTAGATAAAAACTTTTGTGACTTTTGTGGTTAAAGATTATAGGTAAAATGTGTACATTTAAACATATTAAACCTATAATATGAGTACACCCATCACTGTTCAGTACACCATAAATGCTCCGGCTGAAAAAGTCTGGAAAGCATTAACCGATAAAAATGAGATGAAATCCTGGTATTTTGATATCCAGGATTTTGTTTGGAAACAGGTAAGGAATTCAACTTCTATGAACCGGGAGGTGAGAATAAATACCATCACCACGCACAGATTTTAGAAATAATACCCAATGAAAAATTAAAGCATACATGGTCTTATCCTGATTTTTCAGCCATGAAGACCATTGTAACCTGGGAACTGCTGCCAGAAGACGGTC
Encoded here:
- a CDS encoding bestrophin family protein, with protein sequence MHSGKRFGAREFIIWTRRSIYALVILSAIPTVLYFLGWKFLSVPWQPIAIMGTAVAFIVGFKNNASYSRLWEARQIYGAIINDSRSFGYILRDALLSKDSGKVKEMFLRHYAWLTALRFQLREPRAWENMGTDQFDEYAKKYDIPERQSKLDEELKKYLSESELQYILSKKNRATQLIASQSKALSEVYEKGGINDFQWTQINQQLVKFTDNQGKAERIKNFPYPRNFSSITTYLLLLFIVFVPFGLLKEFDKLGEGTSVEGWTLWFNIPFSLLVTWCFHTLDSVGEASVNPFEGSPNDVPITQISRTIEIDMRDMLDESDLPPAITPKNNIVL
- a CDS encoding Na+/H+ antiporter, which produces MIHSYVIISIAVLLSVMILVMIGQKLKVAYPIFLVIAGLLISFVPGMPRIEIEPDLVFLIFLPPILFEAAWFTSWQDFHKWRKQIFSMAFGLVFLTSIVVAYLSSSIIPGLTVAMGFLLGGVNSPPDAVAATSVLKHMKIPKKITNILEGESLINDASSLIVFKFALAAVISGQFIWRDAVQDFFTMAIGGIAVGVAVGFLFGALLKVIPTNSNIDTIITLIVPYIMYVGAEHFHFSGVLAVVAGGLLMSYNSHCYLSHTSRIQSGNVWSVLIFLMNTIIFILIGLELPIVVEGMKEYTISEGIFYSVVIGGAIIGTRILYSYALMYFPRICSKELRLKVPKPDWREPFIISFAAMRGVVSLAAALSIPAFLPNGEAFPHRNIILFVTFVIILITLVGQGLLLAPILKLLNIQDAGSELPEEKQEVILMRKLKETALHKLDNDFSELAVTNSLVRHQKHKLENEMMLMADKAQCMASTGDYVSAINENKDVLRQIIQAQRNELHRMKREKIFDDHVMRTIEMQLDFDEAKITGFSHG
- a CDS encoding SRPBCC domain-containing protein → MSTPITVQYTINAPAEKVWKALTDKNEMKSWYFDIQDFVWKQVRNSTSMNREVRINTITTHRF
- a CDS encoding SRPBCC family protein — encoded protein: METGKEFNFYEPGGENKYHHHAQILEIIPNEKLKHTWSYPDFSAMKTIVTWELLPEDGQTLVKLTHEDIENFKDLGEGFSRENFVKGWNTILGQSLKEYLEK